From Pigmentibacter ruber, a single genomic window includes:
- a CDS encoding acetyl-CoA C-acyltransferase, which produces MSKQVQDAYICTAIRTPVGKAPRGVFKLTRPDDLLAHCLKGLLLKNPEMDPAEIGDVIVGCAMPEAEQGMNVARISLLLAKYPHQVPGMTINRFCSSGIQAVAMAADRIRMGEADLMVAAGTESMSLIPMMGHKVVMNPAIFKDENIGIAFGMGMTAEKVADKWKVSREDQDAFAYESHRRAVEAIKKGEFNDEILPYTTTEALPGRIGEILTNNKVITTDEGPRADTTMEALAKLRPVFAARGSVTAGNSSQMSDGAGAVLLASERAIKKYHLQPMARFVSFAVAGVPPEIMGIGPKEALPKALKQAGLKQSNIDWIELNEAFAAQSLAVIRDLELDPKIVNPLGGAIALGHPLGATGAIRTATILHGMRRHKKKYGVVTMCIGTGMGAAGILEMV; this is translated from the coding sequence ATGTCAAAACAAGTTCAAGATGCTTATATTTGCACAGCAATTAGAACACCTGTAGGCAAAGCGCCACGTGGAGTCTTTAAATTGACAAGACCTGACGACCTACTTGCCCACTGTCTAAAAGGTTTGTTACTTAAAAATCCAGAAATGGATCCCGCAGAAATTGGTGATGTCATTGTTGGTTGTGCAATGCCTGAAGCTGAGCAAGGTATGAACGTAGCACGCATATCGTTATTACTTGCAAAGTATCCGCACCAAGTTCCCGGGATGACAATCAACAGATTTTGTTCTTCCGGTATTCAAGCTGTAGCAATGGCCGCAGATCGAATTCGGATGGGTGAGGCTGATTTAATGGTTGCAGCAGGCACAGAGAGTATGAGCCTTATTCCAATGATGGGTCATAAAGTAGTAATGAATCCTGCAATTTTTAAAGATGAAAATATTGGGATTGCTTTTGGTATGGGGATGACTGCAGAAAAAGTAGCAGATAAATGGAAAGTTTCGCGCGAAGATCAAGACGCTTTTGCATATGAAAGTCACCGTCGTGCCGTAGAAGCTATTAAAAAAGGTGAATTTAATGATGAAATATTACCTTATACGACAACTGAAGCTCTCCCTGGTAGGATAGGAGAAATTTTAACAAACAATAAAGTTATTACAACAGACGAAGGCCCAAGAGCTGATACGACAATGGAAGCTCTTGCAAAATTGAGACCTGTATTTGCTGCTAGAGGCAGTGTTACAGCTGGAAATAGTTCACAAATGAGTGATGGAGCAGGGGCTGTTTTACTGGCTAGTGAACGGGCAATCAAAAAATATCATCTCCAACCTATGGCAAGATTTGTTTCCTTTGCTGTTGCAGGAGTTCCTCCAGAAATTATGGGTATTGGTCCAAAAGAAGCACTACCCAAAGCACTTAAACAAGCTGGACTAAAACAAAGTAACATAGACTGGATTGAATTAAACGAGGCTTTTGCAGCACAAAGCCTCGCTGTCATTAGAGACTTAGAACTTGATCCCAAAATAGTAAATCCATTAGGAGGGGCAATTGCTTTAGGGCATCCATTGGGTGCTACAGGAGCTATTCGTACCGCAACAATTCTTCATGGCATGCGCAGGCATAAAAAGAAATACGGCGTAGTCACAATGTGTATTGGAACAGGGATGGGTGCGGCTGGAATTTTAGAAATGGTATAA
- the secG gene encoding preprotein translocase subunit SecG, with amino-acid sequence MISTLLTTLLIIDALVLIILIIALQQGNEGGLGGAFGGGNTTGFFGATGGVKLIVRATWICGVLFFVLAISLSWKKTHDKYELKNQLEKSLSAPVTEGVKQEPIGGLPANNPSVPVTLPSVPTTEPKLPTVPNPEPALPGKPK; translated from the coding sequence ATGATTTCAACTCTTCTGACAACTCTTTTAATCATAGATGCCTTAGTTTTAATTATCCTGATTATTGCTCTTCAGCAAGGAAATGAAGGCGGTTTAGGTGGAGCCTTTGGAGGAGGTAACACAACCGGCTTTTTTGGTGCAACAGGTGGTGTCAAACTTATCGTTAGGGCAACATGGATTTGTGGAGTTCTATTTTTTGTATTAGCAATATCTTTATCTTGGAAAAAGACTCATGATAAATATGAGCTCAAAAACCAATTGGAAAAATCGCTTTCTGCTCCTGTAACTGAAGGAGTTAAGCAAGAACCTATTGGGGGCTTACCCGCTAATAATCCGAGCGTACCTGTTACTCTTCCAAGTGTTCCTACAACAGAACCTAAATTGCCAACAGTACCAAATCCAGAACCAGCCTTACCTGGAAAACCTAAATAA
- a CDS encoding PI-PLC domain-containing protein has translation MRIKKVFAKFIIFIFLFSIFPSLHAKKLYLNRKNNIVIEDTSKPFNSYTWLVAHNAYSNDNIFSNQYGLPVTELLKYGARGLMLDLYDYDNSIYLCHKSCYFSNYGKFFETMSYSVLPFLRNNPREVVTIFLEDHSSREMLEQELAKIQGLEEFLFNPSIWAEYKQWPSLEEMIQKNQRLIIITDNKKNSGYYEINGKEIHLVFGPDLTVENYWSLGDTYLSHNYTCVSRWPEIPLSTKKSSYFYNQWDRLVVINQFHGIPFYPHSLTDNKFKALFTREQKNCHPETERMPNYVAVDNVTSGDAKEYVQWLNSGGILFYKDIIFDTDNFICGFAIIESGSSDLSKFRCDQAIRAIKINRLKEGTIIRIYDKSYKFLNFEYVELTMKKDMLDAEEFKIDLENYNFENSYYKYIYYGKKLDKKTFQKIEFIVP, from the coding sequence ATGCGCATCAAAAAAGTTTTTGCCAAATTTATTATATTTATATTTTTGTTTTCAATATTTCCAAGTTTACATGCTAAAAAATTATATCTAAATAGAAAAAATAATATTGTGATAGAAGACACATCTAAACCTTTTAATAGCTATACTTGGCTTGTAGCACATAATGCATATTCAAATGATAATATCTTTTCTAATCAATATGGACTACCAGTAACTGAACTTTTAAAATATGGTGCTAGAGGGCTTATGTTAGATTTATATGACTATGATAATAGTATTTATTTGTGTCATAAAAGTTGTTACTTTAGTAATTATGGTAAATTTTTTGAAACAATGAGTTACTCTGTCCTCCCATTTTTACGCAATAACCCAAGAGAAGTTGTTACTATTTTTTTAGAGGATCATAGTAGCAGAGAAATGCTAGAACAAGAACTAGCAAAAATTCAAGGATTAGAAGAGTTTTTATTTAATCCAAGCATTTGGGCAGAATACAAACAATGGCCTAGTTTGGAAGAAATGATTCAAAAAAATCAAAGATTGATTATTATTACTGATAACAAAAAAAACTCTGGCTACTACGAAATAAATGGAAAAGAAATCCATTTAGTTTTTGGCCCTGATTTAACTGTAGAAAATTACTGGAGCTTAGGAGATACCTATCTTTCACACAACTATACGTGTGTCAGTCGTTGGCCAGAAATACCTTTAAGTACCAAAAAAAGCAGTTACTTTTATAATCAATGGGACAGACTGGTTGTCATTAACCAATTTCATGGAATTCCATTTTATCCCCATTCATTAACTGATAACAAATTTAAAGCTCTGTTTACTCGTGAACAAAAAAATTGTCATCCGGAAACAGAACGAATGCCAAACTACGTAGCAGTTGACAACGTAACTAGCGGTGATGCAAAGGAATATGTTCAATGGTTAAATTCAGGGGGGATTCTTTTTTATAAGGATATAATATTTGATACCGACAATTTTATTTGTGGTTTCGCTATTATTGAATCAGGAAGCAGTGATTTAAGTAAGTTTCGCTGTGATCAAGCTATTCGTGCTATAAAAATCAACCGTTTAAAAGAAGGCACAATTATTAGAATCTATGACAAAAGCTACAAATTCTTAAATTTTGAATATGTTGAACTTACGATGAAAAAAGATATGTTAGATGCTGAAGAGTTCAAAATTGATTTAGAAAATTATAACTTTGAAAATTCATATTATAAATATATCTACTATGGGAAAAAATTAGATAAAAAGACATTTCAAAAAATTGAATTTATTGTGCCTTAG
- a CDS encoding SGNH/GDSL hydrolase family protein has product MLCHLSKYIKKYFLFSFLIPSSSALASDFYMACYYYDTNRGENSNNPSLMRPSTAIPGAASNYFWATNVTNNEYVKLQGRIIDGFFYAEDKSYEEAKAECLNAINKGTFFWRSKKSYKLYDIKASISNYNAYEYPIRFLKDDNSKGKIKQIVLFGDSLSDTGNLKRWMKVMPAYPFWYGRFSDGFIWNDYLKRIAHLPILNFAFGGAKTEGNNNFYVKDFLDYLRAAGRNIVTGSSRDYVNNYVNNYLTNDSYANKSFKITNPDETLFIVWVGANDYISKFEQTVYSEDFFKYPDGINGSRTISERAVNNIRDQISTLISRGAKNFLVMNLPDFGKTPITLNVKYDPSLDDVNDKREFSQNISEVIKYYNAYLATSLNNLRISTNGDVNINLLDFYTDFNLLLEGKNIYTQENFDYGFTNLDSKYEIPNEPGKYIQDYCYKGSYLDAAKNALKTNHDAYLSGLNKSCKNSEKEVNQFAIFWNSPHPTSYAHCWISFLVLNKLEDLQLLPNYEFSDLSAVKNYCQKQINL; this is encoded by the coding sequence ATGCTTTGTCATCTAAGTAAATATATAAAAAAATACTTTCTATTCAGCTTTCTTATTCCTTCTTCCTCAGCTTTAGCTAGTGACTTTTACATGGCCTGTTACTATTATGACACAAATAGAGGTGAAAATAGTAATAATCCTAGTTTAATGCGTCCAAGCACAGCAATACCAGGAGCAGCTAGCAATTATTTTTGGGCGACCAACGTAACAAATAATGAATATGTAAAATTGCAAGGAAGGATTATAGATGGTTTCTTTTATGCTGAAGACAAAAGTTATGAAGAAGCTAAAGCAGAATGCTTAAATGCAATTAATAAAGGAACTTTTTTCTGGCGCTCAAAAAAGAGTTACAAACTTTATGACATTAAAGCTAGTATTTCTAATTATAATGCTTATGAATATCCAATCCGTTTTTTGAAAGATGATAATTCGAAAGGAAAGATAAAACAAATTGTATTATTCGGTGATAGCCTTTCAGATACTGGCAATTTAAAGAGATGGATGAAAGTTATGCCAGCTTATCCTTTTTGGTATGGCAGATTTTCTGATGGTTTTATATGGAATGATTATTTAAAAAGAATAGCTCACTTACCTATTTTAAATTTTGCTTTTGGTGGTGCTAAAACAGAAGGTAACAATAATTTTTATGTCAAAGACTTTTTAGATTATCTCCGCGCAGCAGGAAGAAATATAGTCACTGGCAGTTCAAGAGATTATGTTAATAACTACGTAAATAATTATTTAACTAATGATTCATATGCTAATAAATCTTTTAAGATTACAAATCCAGATGAAACATTATTTATTGTTTGGGTAGGGGCAAATGACTATATTTCAAAATTTGAACAAACTGTTTATTCCGAAGACTTTTTTAAATATCCTGATGGCATAAATGGTTCAAGAACTATTTCTGAAAGAGCGGTTAATAATATCAGAGATCAAATAAGTACACTGATTTCAAGAGGAGCAAAAAACTTTCTTGTTATGAATTTACCCGATTTTGGAAAAACACCAATCACTCTTAATGTAAAATATGATCCTTCTTTAGATGATGTGAATGATAAAAGAGAATTTTCACAAAATATTTCTGAAGTAATTAAGTATTATAACGCTTATTTAGCTACTTCATTAAATAATTTAAGGATAAGCACTAATGGAGATGTAAATATTAATTTACTTGATTTCTATACTGACTTTAATTTATTGCTAGAAGGAAAAAATATTTATACTCAAGAAAATTTTGATTATGGATTTACAAATCTGGATTCAAAATATGAAATTCCAAATGAACCAGGAAAATATATTCAAGACTATTGTTACAAAGGCAGTTACCTTGATGCAGCAAAAAATGCGTTAAAAACAAATCATGACGCATATCTAAGTGGATTAAATAAGTCCTGTAAAAATAGCGAAAAAGAAGTAAATCAATTCGCTATCTTTTGGAATTCTCCGCACCCAACAAGTTATGCCCATTGCTGGATATCGTTCCTAGTATTAAATAAACTTGAAGACTTACAATTATTGCCAAATTATGAGTTTTCAGATTTATCCGCAGTAAAAAATTATTGTCAAAAGCAAATTAATCTTTAA
- the tssB gene encoding type VI secretion system contractile sheath small subunit yields MSSPLSIQHKLTKVRPPRVQITYDLHAEGGLKPKEIPFVIGVMGNFSGHKNKKPQKIKQTQFLTLEKENFNAIMQKIAPQLNIKVENTIEKNGSSLAVDLKMESMADFTPGQIAENHPTLSKLLEVRKKLIDLQSKVDSNESLEVILKKLMSNRDALKKLAAPGEKISTSASSEEAAKD; encoded by the coding sequence ATGTCATCACCACTCAGCATTCAGCATAAGTTAACTAAAGTTAGACCTCCTAGAGTACAAATTACCTATGATCTTCATGCAGAAGGCGGCTTAAAACCAAAAGAAATTCCATTTGTAATTGGAGTTATGGGAAATTTTTCAGGTCACAAAAATAAAAAACCACAAAAAATTAAACAAACTCAATTTTTAACTTTGGAAAAAGAAAATTTTAATGCAATTATGCAAAAAATTGCTCCACAATTAAATATCAAAGTTGAAAATACTATAGAAAAAAATGGTTCTTCTCTTGCGGTTGACTTGAAAATGGAAAGTATGGCTGATTTTACTCCTGGGCAAATTGCTGAAAATCACCCAACTCTTTCTAAACTATTAGAAGTAAGAAAAAAGTTAATCGACTTACAATCCAAAGTAGATAGCAACGAATCCCTAGAAGTTATTTTAAAGAAACTTATGAGTAATCGTGATGCACTTAAAAAACTTGCTGCACCTGGGGAAAAAATTTCAACCT
- a CDS encoding helicase-related protein, protein MTRMTKKKEVSEAKAEKSTKTKAATSKASKASGKAESSAVKTKKTENPKAVKQEKTVKKPAAPKVAEKTAAKKEKAAPKKVEKVTKVETSRPVKPTPAKKESPNVTKSKVAKEVVYQPQETLFPELAIAISEKEILPTEPKKQVSEQHFPVIATEQKIEILQASKEPAPAYFIPEVSEQNKKVIRYENIIANDFIIEALKKAGFKEPNETLQKALAASLRGSDVLIIKPKLKESFLIGAVTSASKILAESLPKGNIQAPSVLFLSNSDNKCEEIFSLSKPLLKNLGISIVKANESENELSNTEPIDILLATPKSVQKLIQNKTLKLKQVGLCLCFDSQGFTQEEAFLDLEKVLGEMPAERTQKIIIANENAPNVRELAFKFMEEPEFVNTLPSQVKERNPKQFAHSLQAVQKFQVLLGHLKTHKPNCTAIFANTKTVAEWIAFKLHGNGIKVELVTSPLNLSKRKNLVKAIHSGEVNAIVTTDVLSKNLGVKELNCIYNFDLPNTPEQFMERLSRIEGTKNPIAVSFICEDYGFNIKAIENSLGFKLHIATPDKNYFNLKDTSEYPLEASGKVKRIGVSYEPEIVATPVEESMPSESFRTALKKEETVPTESFQKVGRKIHLESIAQKESAAASASVSSSTSASQTKLYPRPESEQRDEAKTQGFQQKPFDANRKSNYQQASKQTDSSLNRQADKFARRDERAKEAIDAARMAAKAASDKRKDRGTQKATNPPKRPSLMNIMVSLVQDAVQSAAVAAKESVAQNIQENLPTLSNVLDRFNILKKPLKPGDEDKKNPQ, encoded by the coding sequence ATGACACGCATGACCAAGAAAAAAGAAGTTTCCGAAGCTAAAGCAGAGAAAAGCACAAAAACAAAAGCTGCCACATCGAAAGCTAGTAAAGCCTCTGGAAAAGCGGAATCCTCTGCTGTAAAAACTAAAAAAACAGAGAATCCAAAAGCTGTTAAGCAAGAAAAAACAGTGAAAAAGCCCGCTGCACCAAAAGTTGCGGAAAAAACTGCTGCAAAAAAAGAAAAAGCAGCTCCCAAAAAAGTAGAAAAAGTAACTAAAGTAGAGACCTCTCGCCCGGTAAAACCAACACCTGCAAAAAAAGAGTCTCCTAATGTAACAAAAAGTAAGGTAGCAAAAGAAGTGGTGTATCAACCACAGGAAACCTTATTCCCTGAGCTCGCAATCGCAATCAGTGAAAAAGAAATTTTGCCTACTGAACCTAAAAAACAAGTTAGCGAACAGCACTTTCCTGTCATTGCTACAGAGCAAAAAATTGAAATTTTACAAGCAAGTAAGGAGCCCGCTCCAGCCTATTTTATTCCAGAAGTTTCTGAGCAAAATAAAAAAGTAATTAGGTATGAAAACATTATTGCGAATGACTTCATTATAGAAGCTCTAAAAAAAGCTGGCTTTAAGGAACCAAACGAAACCTTACAAAAAGCTCTAGCTGCTTCTTTAAGAGGCTCAGATGTTTTAATTATAAAACCAAAATTAAAAGAAAGTTTTTTAATTGGTGCAGTGACAAGTGCATCTAAAATTTTAGCAGAAAGCCTCCCAAAAGGAAATATTCAAGCACCTTCAGTACTGTTCCTCAGCAATTCGGATAACAAGTGTGAAGAAATTTTTTCCTTAAGCAAACCTCTTTTAAAGAATTTGGGAATTTCTATTGTTAAAGCGAACGAATCTGAAAATGAATTATCTAATACAGAACCTATAGATATTTTACTTGCAACTCCTAAATCAGTGCAAAAACTAATTCAAAATAAGACTTTGAAATTAAAGCAAGTTGGACTTTGTTTATGTTTTGATTCCCAAGGATTTACCCAAGAAGAAGCCTTTTTAGATTTAGAAAAAGTCCTTGGAGAAATGCCTGCTGAACGCACTCAGAAAATAATAATTGCCAATGAAAACGCACCAAATGTGCGTGAATTAGCATTTAAATTTATGGAAGAGCCAGAATTTGTAAATACGTTACCATCACAAGTTAAGGAAAGAAATCCTAAACAATTTGCACATAGCTTACAAGCAGTCCAAAAGTTCCAAGTTTTATTAGGGCATTTAAAAACTCATAAACCTAATTGTACCGCTATATTTGCGAACACAAAAACAGTCGCAGAATGGATTGCATTCAAACTGCATGGTAACGGAATAAAAGTTGAGCTTGTTACAAGTCCATTAAACCTATCCAAACGAAAAAACCTAGTAAAGGCAATTCATTCTGGTGAAGTTAATGCCATTGTTACGACAGATGTGTTGTCAAAAAATTTAGGTGTAAAAGAGCTAAATTGTATTTATAATTTTGACTTGCCTAATACACCAGAGCAATTTATGGAACGACTTTCACGTATAGAAGGTACTAAAAATCCTATTGCTGTTTCGTTTATTTGTGAAGACTATGGTTTTAATATCAAGGCTATTGAAAATTCTTTAGGCTTTAAATTACATATTGCGACACCTGATAAAAATTATTTTAATTTAAAGGACACTTCAGAATATCCTCTTGAAGCTAGCGGTAAAGTAAAAAGAATTGGCGTTTCCTACGAGCCAGAAATTGTTGCTACTCCTGTGGAAGAAAGCATGCCAAGCGAATCTTTCCGCACTGCCCTCAAAAAAGAAGAAACTGTTCCAACAGAATCTTTTCAAAAGGTTGGCAGAAAAATTCATTTGGAAAGCATTGCGCAAAAGGAATCCGCAGCTGCATCAGCTTCGGTTTCATCTTCCACTTCAGCATCACAAACCAAACTTTATCCGCGGCCTGAAAGCGAACAAAGAGATGAAGCTAAAACTCAAGGATTTCAACAAAAGCCGTTTGATGCAAACAGAAAAAGTAACTATCAACAGGCAAGTAAACAAACGGATAGCAGCTTGAATCGCCAAGCAGATAAATTTGCAAGAAGGGACGAAAGAGCAAAAGAGGCTATCGATGCAGCACGGATGGCAGCAAAAGCAGCTTCTGATAAGCGCAAAGATCGTGGAACGCAAAAGGCAACAAATCCACCAAAACGCCCAAGCCTCATGAATATCATGGTTTCTTTGGTACAAGATGCTGTTCAATCAGCAGCTGTTGCAGCTAAAGAATCCGTTGCCCAAAATATTCAAGAAAATCTTCCTACTTTATCAAATGTTTTAGACAGGTTTAATATATTAAAAAAACCTCTTAAACCAGGTGATGAAGACAAAAAGAACCCGCAATAA
- a CDS encoding DotU family type IV/VI secretion system protein, giving the protein MIHSNLVINDIYVDLNRFIDQSISKLNDIIYDSLNSDLYNSIDCEDKIRNLKNELLNYFKLNLKDLKQNRRSTDVKIVDEILFALICFFDEIFISLNWNGRQYWRLDSMEKALFASQAGGDIIFNSIEKIISEKNSKDAELAKIYYTLLKLGFKGKYRELDFTEKYEELTEKLSQIYNESLNIKTDFDKPSYYNFKNKYEDFIKKENIYLIIKYIFYATIIAFLIGEIYWLLMFKLN; this is encoded by the coding sequence ATGATACATTCAAATTTAGTAATAAATGACATTTATGTTGATTTAAATAGATTTATTGATCAATCAATATCTAAATTAAATGATATCATTTACGATTCATTAAATTCAGATTTATATAATTCAATAGATTGCGAAGACAAAATTAGAAATTTAAAGAATGAGCTTTTAAATTATTTCAAATTAAATTTAAAAGATCTAAAACAAAATAGAAGATCAACAGATGTAAAAATTGTTGATGAAATTTTATTTGCACTTATTTGCTTTTTTGATGAAATTTTTATTTCTCTAAATTGGAACGGTAGGCAATACTGGCGATTAGATTCTATGGAAAAAGCTTTATTTGCGTCGCAGGCTGGTGGTGACATAATATTTAACTCCATTGAGAAAATTATATCTGAAAAAAATTCTAAAGATGCAGAGTTAGCAAAAATTTATTACACCTTGCTAAAACTTGGATTTAAAGGAAAATATAGAGAATTAGATTTCACTGAAAAATATGAAGAATTAACTGAAAAATTAAGCCAAATTTATAATGAATCGCTAAATATAAAAACTGATTTTGATAAACCTTCATATTATAATTTCAAAAACAAATATGAAGATTTTATTAAAAAAGAAAATATTTATTTAATTATTAAATACATATTTTATGCTACTATTATTGCCTTTTTAATCGGTGAAATTTATTGGCTTTTAATGTTTAAACTTAATTAA
- the tssK gene encoding type VI secretion system baseplate subunit TssK: MLNEKITFENIPRQILWDEGMIIHPTMLYYEFHRLEITNAKRFMSKNSNSYGIKKLDIDNSKIINDVYKINDIECIFPDGTIYKKNKSKELSIKIEHKDSSNDELYIFIAISEYSSKNFSIDNEDSRYCTSLQQSIIENNTNEIHFHTIEENVFLYINSYPPVNCSYIPLFKFKCLEGNIEKQNFIPPSLTVYSDSKLEQTAITIIEFMKKKFEIIKQDIEFIKNSENILSFIEKNNLISNLKQAINNLQTFLSIKSCTPELFYNECALALSLISNYNILNINLSEYNHLNLNFIFENIVSKIEHILNQEISEKYRTYRFNKKDNIFYINLNYTLPETLKISVKKPVAIKEEEILEWVRTALICEKADMDFNIEKRSVGFDRTQDLLNPEIVVKNDFLLFTINISNVEHKNDNVIIIKQNNNNLNKFEPDEIYLYQEKVT; this comes from the coding sequence ATGCTCAACGAAAAAATAACATTTGAAAATATTCCAAGACAAATTCTTTGGGATGAAGGAATGATTATACATCCTACTATGCTATATTATGAATTTCATAGATTAGAAATTACTAATGCAAAAAGGTTTATGAGTAAAAATAGTAATAGCTATGGAATCAAAAAATTAGATATAGATAATTCAAAAATAATAAATGATGTTTATAAAATTAATGATATTGAATGCATTTTTCCAGACGGTACAATTTATAAAAAAAATAAATCGAAAGAATTATCTATAAAAATTGAGCATAAAGATAGTTCTAATGATGAACTATACATTTTCATAGCAATTTCAGAATATTCATCAAAAAATTTTAGCATTGATAATGAAGACTCTCGATATTGCACATCTTTACAACAAAGTATCATTGAAAATAATACAAACGAAATACATTTTCACACTATAGAAGAAAATGTATTTCTTTACATAAATTCATATCCTCCAGTAAATTGCTCATATATTCCTTTATTCAAATTTAAATGCCTTGAAGGAAATATAGAAAAGCAAAATTTTATTCCACCTTCCCTAACTGTTTATTCTGATAGTAAACTTGAGCAAACTGCAATTACAATAATTGAATTTATGAAGAAAAAATTTGAAATAATAAAACAAGATATAGAGTTTATTAAAAATTCAGAGAATATATTAAGTTTTATTGAAAAAAATAATTTAATATCAAATTTAAAGCAAGCAATAAATAATTTGCAAACATTTTTGTCTATAAAGTCATGTACTCCTGAACTCTTTTACAATGAATGTGCATTAGCTCTTTCATTAATTTCCAACTATAATATTTTAAATATTAATTTATCCGAATATAATCACTTAAATTTAAATTTCATTTTTGAAAATATAGTTTCTAAAATTGAACATATCTTAAATCAAGAAATTTCTGAAAAATATAGAACATATCGCTTTAATAAAAAAGACAATATATTTTATATTAATTTAAATTATACTTTACCAGAAACGCTTAAAATTTCAGTTAAAAAACCTGTAGCTATTAAAGAAGAAGAAATTCTTGAATGGGTTAGAACTGCATTAATCTGCGAAAAAGCGGACATGGATTTTAATATTGAAAAAAGAAGTGTTGGTTTTGATAGAACTCAAGATTTATTAAATCCTGAAATTGTTGTTAAAAACGATTTCTTACTATTTACAATTAATATTAGTAACGTGGAACATAAAAATGATAACGTGATTATTATTAAACAAAATAATAATAATCTAAACAAATTTGAACCAGATGAAATTTATCTATATCAAGAGAAAGTAACATGA
- a CDS encoding GNAT family N-acetyltransferase produces the protein MLKIEIKNLEKKELNGLIPLCHILGFEGTLKNLESRFFDLINFPAHQVRIARDLKSSTLIGFIHFFEAPSLLTCKTIEIGGLAVLPEFRRQGTATKLMLEVEKWAKNKNCASIQLATQIMRKESIQFYEELGFLKEFQTYFMRKNLSLD, from the coding sequence ATGCTAAAAATTGAAATCAAAAATCTAGAAAAAAAAGAACTAAATGGATTAATTCCTCTTTGTCATATTTTAGGATTTGAAGGCACTCTCAAAAATTTAGAATCCCGCTTTTTTGATTTGATAAATTTTCCAGCACATCAAGTAAGAATTGCTAGAGATTTAAAAAGTTCTACTTTAATTGGATTCATTCATTTTTTTGAAGCGCCCTCCCTACTCACCTGTAAAACTATTGAAATAGGAGGACTGGCTGTATTACCAGAATTTAGAAGGCAAGGAACAGCAACAAAATTAATGCTTGAAGTTGAAAAATGGGCCAAGAATAAAAACTGTGCTTCGATACAATTAGCAACCCAAATTATGCGCAAAGAATCCATCCAATTCTATGAAGAACTTGGCTTTTTGAAAGAATTTCAAACCTATTTTATGCGAAAAAATCTTTCTCTAGATTAA